In Ruminiclostridium papyrosolvens DSM 2782, the following proteins share a genomic window:
- a CDS encoding terminase large subunit produces MADSKVSNFDIVMEYARSITSYKKIACKEQIQGCQRFLKDLGNPLYDFRTDDAEFVIELIENTFVHMQGEKLDGTPLRGTPFLLEPFHKFIVYNILGFYHKGTKRRRFKEAFIFIPRKNIKTSFAAALAWALGILERRSGSKVYIVAAALKQSLESFNFINFNLEQMGEKENFRVIDNNQEHSISGDLDDGSLFIQALAANPDSQDSLNCNIGIADEIHAYKTPKQYNIIKEAMKAYTNKLMIGITTAGDSMTSFCYQKLQYCKKILDKTVTDEQYFVFICKADEKENGDVDYTNPVIHEMANPAYGVSIRPDDILNDSLQAMNDPQLRKDFFAKSLNVFTAALRAYFNIDEFRKSDTACEAKLNIKSEWKLDKKIEFLKNLPIEWYGGADLSKLHDLTAAALYGSYMTGRMIKITNEKGEVIEVPEEIDIIISHSWFPIVAAAQKADEDSIPLFGWKDDGWLDMSNSATVNHAEIVNWFKKMRNMGFKIKQVGHDRKFCREYFIGMKKANFNIIDQPQYFYKKSEGFRRIEQKAKDGNLYYLSSQAYEYCVQNVRAIEKTDDMVQYEKVEDSQRIDIFDASVFACVRKLEALEKGKLSGWF; encoded by the coding sequence ATGGCTGATTCTAAAGTTAGTAATTTTGATATTGTAATGGAGTATGCCAGAAGTATCACAAGCTATAAAAAAATTGCTTGTAAAGAACAGATCCAAGGCTGTCAAAGATTTTTAAAGGACTTAGGGAATCCACTATACGACTTTAGGACTGATGATGCCGAATTCGTTATTGAGTTGATTGAAAATACTTTCGTACATATGCAAGGGGAAAAGTTAGACGGCACTCCACTTCGGGGTACGCCTTTTTTATTGGAACCGTTTCATAAATTTATTGTATATAACATTTTGGGGTTTTACCACAAAGGGACTAAAAGAAGACGCTTCAAAGAGGCGTTTATTTTTATTCCCAGAAAAAACATCAAGACAAGTTTTGCCGCTGCTCTTGCGTGGGCCCTTGGTATTTTGGAAAGGCGAAGTGGCAGCAAGGTATATATTGTTGCCGCTGCTTTGAAACAATCCCTTGAAAGCTTCAACTTCATCAATTTCAATCTGGAACAGATGGGAGAGAAGGAAAACTTCCGGGTTATCGACAATAATCAGGAACACAGCATTAGCGGGGATTTGGATGACGGTTCTTTATTTATTCAGGCACTGGCGGCGAACCCGGACAGTCAGGATTCTCTTAACTGTAATATCGGTATAGCTGATGAAATACACGCATACAAGACACCGAAGCAGTACAACATTATCAAGGAAGCTATGAAGGCATACACAAATAAATTGATGATAGGTATTACTACTGCCGGAGACAGTATGACGAGCTTCTGTTATCAAAAGCTTCAGTACTGTAAAAAGATTCTTGATAAGACAGTAACCGATGAGCAGTACTTTGTCTTTATTTGCAAGGCAGATGAAAAAGAGAACGGAGATGTTGACTATACAAACCCGGTAATACATGAGATGGCAAACCCTGCATATGGAGTGTCAATCCGGCCCGACGATATTTTGAATGATTCGTTGCAGGCCATGAACGATCCTCAGTTGAGAAAAGACTTTTTTGCCAAGTCATTAAATGTATTTACTGCCGCACTAAGGGCATACTTCAACATTGATGAATTCAGAAAGTCTGACACAGCTTGCGAAGCAAAGCTGAACATCAAGTCGGAGTGGAAACTGGATAAAAAAATTGAGTTCCTGAAAAACCTGCCCATTGAATGGTATGGCGGTGCGGACTTGTCAAAGCTCCATGACTTGACGGCAGCTGCTCTATATGGAAGCTACATGACCGGGCGGATGATTAAAATAACAAATGAAAAGGGAGAGGTAATAGAAGTACCTGAAGAAATAGATATTATAATCTCCCATTCATGGTTCCCTATAGTTGCGGCAGCTCAGAAGGCAGATGAAGACAGCATTCCGCTATTTGGCTGGAAGGATGACGGCTGGCTTGACATGAGTAATTCGGCAACAGTTAATCATGCTGAGATTGTCAACTGGTTTAAAAAAATGAGAAACATGGGCTTTAAAATAAAGCAGGTTGGGCATGATAGAAAATTCTGTAGAGAATATTTTATTGGAATGAAGAAAGCAAACTTCAATATTATTGACCAACCTCAATATTTCTATAAAAAGTCCGAGGGGTTCAGACGAATAGAACAAAAGGCAAAGGACGGCAATTTATATTATCTCAGCTCTCAGGCATATGAATACTGTGTTCAGAATGTAAGGGCAATAGAGAAAACGGATGACATGGTACAGTATGAAAAGGTTGAGGATTCACAGAGGATTGATATATTCGATGCCTCTGTTTTTGCATGTGTAAGGAAATTGGAAGCATTGGAAAAAGGTAAATTAAGCGGATGGTTTTAG
- a CDS encoding phage head closure protein: MLKLKSISNKESISLDLVCYLLSTTVSDDNIGNQVETPVERLVYCAELPVNSSEFYNAGQSGIKPEHLLVIDLEEYDGETALKYEDKTYSIYRTYPRGGGLLELYCNKKVGVS, from the coding sequence ATGCTGAAACTTAAAAGTATATCTAATAAGGAAAGCATATCTCTGGACCTTGTCTGCTATCTGCTATCAACTACCGTTAGTGATGACAACATAGGGAATCAGGTAGAAACCCCAGTGGAGAGGCTTGTCTACTGTGCTGAGTTACCTGTCAATTCATCCGAATTCTATAATGCAGGACAGTCTGGAATAAAACCTGAACATTTGCTTGTTATAGATTTGGAGGAATACGATGGTGAAACAGCCCTTAAATATGAGGACAAGACATATAGCATATACCGTACATATCCACGGGGCGGAGGGTTGTTGGAATTGTACTGCAACAAGAAAGTGGGTGTTTCATGA
- a CDS encoding HNH endonuclease — translation MIDYNSKRWERKREHILKRDGYMCQESKRYGKRIDADMVHHIWPADEYPEYVWEDWNLISLANSVHNKMHDRLTKKLTPLGEALRKRTPPPKDKNN, via the coding sequence ATGATTGATTATAATTCCAAGCGGTGGGAACGGAAACGGGAACACATTTTAAAGCGTGATGGTTACATGTGTCAGGAAAGTAAACGGTATGGAAAAAGAATCGATGCTGATATGGTTCATCACATCTGGCCTGCTGATGAATATCCTGAGTACGTATGGGAAGATTGGAACCTCATATCCCTTGCAAATAGCGTACACAACAAGATGCATGACAGGCTTACCAAGAAATTGACACCACTGGGAGAAGCATTGAGGAAAAGAACCCCCCCACCCAAGGACAAAAATAATTAA
- a CDS encoding HK97 family phage prohead protease, with amino-acid sequence MLNKRHSYFKSELKTRAEGEDDKYIEGYFSVFEQETELWPRCFEKIARGAFDNSIKNNDIRCLFNHDSGFVLGRTASKTLELRVDSYGLWGRVKINPNDSQAMDVYARVERGDISGCSFGFEPKGEDYEENDDGLHWTVNEADTMEVSICTFPAYPQTEIQARKKDFKVSQKRSREQRKIDLKKKLEGIRC; translated from the coding sequence GTGCTGAATAAAAGACACTCCTATTTCAAAAGTGAACTTAAGACTAGGGCAGAGGGCGAAGATGACAAATACATAGAAGGATATTTCTCAGTATTTGAGCAAGAAACAGAACTCTGGCCCCGGTGCTTTGAGAAGATAGCAAGAGGGGCATTCGACAATTCAATAAAAAATAACGATATCCGCTGTTTGTTCAACCATGACAGCGGATTTGTTTTGGGCAGAACAGCAAGTAAAACACTTGAACTGAGAGTGGATTCATATGGCTTGTGGGGTAGGGTAAAGATTAACCCCAATGATTCACAGGCAATGGATGTCTATGCACGGGTTGAAAGAGGGGACATATCAGGATGCTCCTTCGGGTTTGAGCCTAAAGGAGAGGACTATGAGGAAAACGATGACGGATTGCACTGGACAGTAAATGAAGCAGATACCATGGAGGTTTCAATATGTACATTTCCGGCATACCCACAGACAGAAATACAGGCAAGGAAGAAAGACTTCAAGGTGTCTCAAAAAAGAAGCCGGGAGCAAAGGAAGATTGATTTAAAAAAGAAACTGGAGGGGATTAGATGCTAA
- a CDS encoding P27 family phage terminase small subunit, which produces MSMSPEQKEVNKIIKNTIKEMQEVNTYKPQFDATVKIYAETQQIYNRAYKDFIISGGKMMEEYTNNSGFTNIRKTATYLAIENLRSDLVNYRSILGLTPLGLKKINDEMKAKKKTSKLTQVMSKNG; this is translated from the coding sequence ATGTCAATGTCACCGGAACAAAAAGAAGTTAACAAAATCATTAAAAACACAATTAAAGAAATGCAGGAAGTCAACACCTACAAGCCACAATTTGATGCCACTGTTAAAATTTATGCCGAGACTCAGCAAATTTACAATCGGGCATACAAGGATTTCATTATCAGCGGCGGCAAGATGATGGAGGAGTACACCAATAATTCGGGATTCACAAACATCAGAAAAACTGCAACGTACTTGGCTATTGAAAATTTACGGAGTGACCTTGTTAACTACAGGAGCATTTTGGGACTGACTCCATTAGGCTTGAAAAAAATAAATGACGAAATGAAAGCGAAGAAAAAAACAAGCAAGCTCACACAGGTGATGAGTAAGAATGGCTGA
- a CDS encoding tyrosine-type recombinase/integrase: MNTVDPIREPEKIKQICSYLKMNNKRDFIMFYTGAYSGLRISDILKLQICDVKNKDVIRIREKKTKKEKKFEINPELKKELKKYCEGKNPNEYLIPSRQGKNTPLSRVRAYQIMKEVGNLFDIPDLGTHTLRKTFGYQHYKQFKDAALLMTIFNHSSQKITLRYIGIEQEDINKSMKKFRLF; encoded by the coding sequence ATGAACACTGTTGACCCTATAAGGGAACCTGAAAAAATTAAACAAATTTGTTCGTACCTAAAGATGAATAATAAAAGGGATTTTATTATGTTCTACACTGGTGCTTATTCAGGACTTAGAATTTCAGACATTCTTAAACTACAGATATGTGATGTTAAAAACAAAGATGTAATCAGGATTCGTGAAAAGAAAACTAAGAAAGAGAAAAAGTTTGAAATAAATCCTGAGTTAAAAAAAGAATTAAAAAAATATTGTGAAGGGAAGAATCCTAACGAATATTTAATACCAAGTAGACAAGGGAAAAATACTCCTTTAAGTCGCGTAAGAGCATATCAGATAATGAAAGAGGTTGGCAATTTATTTGACATACCTGACCTCGGTACTCACACATTAAGAAAAACATTTGGTTATCAACACTATAAACAATTCAAAGATGCAGCATTGTTAATGACAATATTCAATCATTCAAGCCAAAAAATTACTTTAAGGTACATTGGGATTGAGCAGGAAGACATCAATAAAAGCATGAAGAAATTTCGTTTATTTTGA
- a CDS encoding HK97 gp10 family phage protein — protein sequence MSDLEAQLAAVLSEYSTEVTQEVKKTCKDVSKEMTEAIRQDSKTLFDGTGKYAKGWRSKVEYEDRDNIRLSTYNATDYQLTHLLEFGHAKTGGGRVEGRPHISTNEEKAKKDLIERTERAAQK from the coding sequence ATGAGCGACTTGGAAGCACAATTGGCAGCAGTATTGTCTGAGTATTCTACAGAGGTAACTCAGGAGGTAAAAAAGACCTGCAAGGATGTAAGCAAGGAAATGACCGAAGCTATCAGACAGGATAGTAAAACCCTGTTTGACGGTACGGGGAAATATGCTAAAGGTTGGCGGTCAAAGGTGGAATATGAAGACAGAGACAATATCCGGCTGTCCACTTACAATGCAACAGACTATCAGCTGACACACCTACTGGAATTCGGTCACGCTAAAACAGGCGGTGGAAGGGTAGAAGGCAGGCCTCATATTTCTACTAATGAAGAAAAAGCGAAGAAAGACCTTATTGAACGGACTGAAAGGGCGGCACAAAAATGA
- a CDS encoding phage portal protein, whose amino-acid sequence MRKLKNPFRRHKTRADPVTLWLNGTDARDILCPEGYTPLSKNEEIRRCVFKIADLVSNMTIMLMENGKNGDIRLKNELSKKIDIYPNNNMTRKNFIHKLVTDMILTGNAVAYPQVKNGLIDNLKILNADSLHFDEVGDSYQIRYRGTPYYPDEVLHFVLNPDDDYPFKGQGYTQLIKETVMNLLQANVTKKGFLKSKWKPSMIIAINSDAEELQDPEKRSKILGSYTKTTEIGEPWLIPAGEIDVKTIQPLTLNDLAIQDSITLDLKVIAAAIGVPGFMVGVGAFNKEEYNNFISTTIMSIAMILQQELSKKLLFSPTTYFKFNPKSLMQYNLTEQVQFVKELVGGGMLNRNEGRAEFDYPPVDKPGMNDYIVLENYVPVEKVGDQKKLKGGDTGAE is encoded by the coding sequence GTGAGAAAATTGAAAAACCCATTTAGAAGGCATAAGACACGGGCAGACCCGGTAACGTTGTGGCTTAATGGTACGGATGCCAGAGATATACTTTGCCCGGAAGGCTATACGCCATTATCCAAAAATGAAGAAATAAGAAGGTGTGTGTTTAAGATTGCCGATCTGGTGTCCAACATGACAATCATGTTAATGGAGAACGGAAAAAACGGTGATATACGGCTTAAGAATGAACTATCCAAGAAGATTGACATTTACCCAAACAATAACATGACCCGAAAAAACTTCATTCACAAGCTTGTTACTGATATGATACTGACCGGTAATGCAGTTGCATACCCGCAGGTAAAAAACGGCTTGATTGATAACCTGAAAATACTGAATGCCGACAGTCTGCATTTTGATGAAGTGGGGGACAGTTATCAAATAAGGTATAGAGGAACACCATATTACCCTGACGAAGTACTGCATTTTGTTTTGAATCCCGATGATGATTACCCCTTTAAAGGACAAGGCTACACACAGTTGATTAAAGAAACGGTGATGAACCTCCTGCAAGCGAATGTAACTAAAAAAGGTTTTCTGAAAAGTAAATGGAAACCGAGCATGATAATAGCAATCAATTCTGATGCAGAGGAATTGCAGGATCCTGAAAAGCGGTCAAAAATTCTTGGCAGTTACACTAAGACAACTGAAATAGGTGAGCCGTGGTTGATTCCGGCGGGGGAGATTGATGTTAAAACAATACAGCCCCTTACTCTTAATGACCTTGCAATACAGGACAGTATAACCCTAGACTTGAAAGTCATAGCGGCGGCAATAGGAGTTCCCGGCTTTATGGTTGGAGTAGGTGCTTTTAATAAGGAAGAGTACAACAATTTTATTTCGACAACGATAATGTCCATAGCCATGATCCTGCAACAGGAGCTGTCCAAGAAACTTTTATTTTCACCGACAACGTACTTTAAATTCAACCCTAAATCACTTATGCAGTACAACCTTACAGAACAGGTTCAGTTTGTGAAGGAACTTGTGGGCGGAGGTATGCTGAACAGAAATGAAGGAAGGGCAGAGTTTGATTATCCTCCTGTAGATAAACCCGGAATGAACGATTATATTGTACTTGAAAATTACGTTCCTGTTGAGAAGGTTGGAGATCAGAAAAAATTGAAAGGTGGTGATACGGGTGCTGAATAA
- a CDS encoding phage major capsid protein: MLKQLKLQAELKQRNAEMQILQEKRTDFKKRQDELKMALEEAKTDEDIALVQQGIDSLENEIAEAGTDEKITSASAEITRIEGELAEIEARGNNPKPSKKDIEERGGNSMNRYQIRELLKTGEYYERAEVKEFYDKFKNLRAIGGEGLTIPEVVINRIMDILGDYSTLYPLVDRITVKGTARILIDTDTTAATWIEQTGTLPTSEVGTITDISFDGYKIGKVTFVDNSMLQDSIINLDDYVVKKIARAISLGLDLAILKGTGATGKQPEGIIPQLPTTNKVIVTDPTGYADIVKPIAVIDTGKDSIGEIVAVMKRSTYYNRLLGYSVQPTSTGEVVAKLPNLKNPDLLGLRVVFNNNMDDDTILYGDFSKYTLVERENVSIDKSEHVKFTEDQMAFRGKGRFDGKPTKKEAFVLVTLEYTSEA, from the coding sequence ATGCTAAAACAGCTGAAATTACAGGCAGAGTTAAAGCAAAGAAATGCTGAAATGCAGATTCTACAGGAGAAGAGAACCGATTTTAAGAAAAGGCAGGACGAACTTAAAATGGCTCTAGAGGAAGCAAAGACTGACGAAGATATCGCTCTTGTACAACAGGGTATTGATAGCCTTGAAAATGAAATTGCTGAAGCTGGGACAGATGAAAAAATTACAAGTGCCTCAGCCGAAATCACACGTATTGAGGGAGAACTTGCTGAGATTGAGGCGAGAGGAAACAATCCAAAACCATCTAAAAAAGATATTGAAGAAAGAGGAGGAAACAGTATGAACAGGTATCAGATAAGGGAACTTTTAAAGACAGGGGAGTACTACGAGAGGGCAGAGGTTAAAGAGTTCTATGACAAATTCAAAAACCTCAGAGCAATTGGTGGCGAAGGATTAACAATACCAGAAGTAGTTATTAACCGCATAATGGATATATTGGGAGATTACTCAACGTTATATCCATTGGTCGATAGAATAACCGTAAAAGGAACAGCCAGAATATTAATTGATACTGATACTACCGCAGCAACATGGATTGAACAGACTGGCACATTACCAACCTCGGAAGTCGGGACAATCACAGATATCAGCTTTGACGGTTACAAGATTGGAAAAGTTACTTTTGTTGATAACTCAATGTTACAGGATAGCATAATCAACCTTGATGATTACGTAGTCAAAAAAATTGCACGTGCAATATCACTTGGTCTTGACTTAGCAATATTAAAAGGGACAGGAGCTACTGGTAAACAGCCCGAGGGGATTATCCCTCAGTTGCCAACGACAAACAAAGTTATAGTTACAGATCCAACTGGGTATGCCGATATTGTTAAACCGATTGCTGTAATAGACACAGGTAAAGACAGCATAGGTGAAATTGTTGCAGTCATGAAACGTTCTACATATTATAACAGACTGCTTGGATATAGCGTTCAGCCTACTTCTACAGGGGAAGTTGTTGCAAAATTGCCAAACCTTAAGAACCCTGATTTGTTAGGTTTAAGGGTTGTGTTCAATAATAACATGGACGACGATACAATCCTTTATGGAGATTTTAGCAAGTATACGCTTGTTGAAAGAGAAAATGTATCAATCGACAAGTCAGAGCATGTTAAGTTTACCGAAGACCAGATGGCTTTCAGAGGTAAGGGCAGGTTTGATGGTAAACCAACCAAGAAGGAAGCTTTTGTGCTTGTTACGCTGGAATATACATCCGAGGCATAG